A single window of Nicotiana sylvestris chromosome 3, ASM39365v2, whole genome shotgun sequence DNA harbors:
- the LOC138886835 gene encoding uncharacterized protein, which yields MDDPSSHFPASPSSRFCFGQTEGEKREKAEQVARREAFIDGMESKLEVVMSQKLNESEATNNRLKSEMRAEMDRFSRERRELAEQIQEVESQNEWLRSERDDKIAKLTAEKRALQDHLHDAEAQLSHLKSRKRDELKRVMKEKNTLAERSVTGFSLLVVTGYWVLLLLYATTFLLFFLFFCFQHQDRAKSEVAPGYLAWYRRELEHERPTKRPHILNFAESSQKQWDWLAKEKGYRAEISKLKRQIEGLKYEHNVQVATDLGKKNKLTQENETLNAQIQQIRIAAINQQRSRSDERLIKG from the exons ATGGACGACCCAAGCAGCCATTTTCCAGCATCTCCTTCTTCCCGTTTCTGCT TTGGGCAAACGGAAGGGGAGAAACGTGAAAAGGCGGAGCAGGTTGCTCGTCGTGAAGCTTTTATTGATGGAATGGAATCCAAGCTGGAAGTTGTCATGTCCCAAAAGCTTAACGAATCGGAGGCTACTAATAATCGTCTCAAGTCCGAAATGAGGGCTGAGATGGATCGGTTTTCTCGGGAAAGAAGGGAACTCGCAGAACAGATACAAGAAGTTGAGAGTCAAAATGAATGGCTACGATCTGAACGGGATGATAAAATTGCTAAGCTCACTGCAGAAAAAAGAGCTCTTCAAGATCATTTGCATGATGCCGAGGCACAACTTTCCCACCTGAAATCACGGAAACGTGATGAATTAAAGAGAGTGATGAAGGAGAAAAATACTCTTGCAGAAAG atctgtcactggtttctcgttgctggttgttactggttactgggtgttgctgttgttgtatgctactacATTTCTGttgttcttccttttcttctgcTTCCaacatcag gatcgggccaaaagtgaagtAGCGCCAGGGTACCTtgcgtggtacagaagagaacttgaacacGAAAGGCCGACTAAAAGACCCCATATCCTGAATTTTGCCGAGTCATCACAaaagcaatgggattggttagcaaaagaaaaaggctaTCGTGCTGAAATCAGCAAATTGAAACGACAAATTGAAGGtctaaaatatgagcacaacgtgcaagttgctactgatCTGGGAAAAAAGAACAAATTGACCCAGGAAAACGAGACGCTCAATGCCCAAATCCAACAGATAAGGATAGCCGCTattaaccaacaaaggagccggtcggatgagcGACTGATAAAAGGTTAA